The genomic window CTGGGCGTGTCGGACATCGGCATCGGCACGGCCTACCTGATCATCGGTGCATTCATCGTCGGGCTTTACCTGTTCGCCATGTTCCTGCTGAACAGGGGTGTGGGGCTGAGGAGCTGACAGAGGA from Gammaproteobacteria bacterium includes these protein-coding regions:
- a CDS encoding ABC transporter permease codes for the protein LGVSDIGIGTAYLIIGAFIVGLYLFAMFLLNRGVGLRS